The Mycobacterium seoulense genome has a window encoding:
- the hisN gene encoding histidinol-phosphatase — translation MSRDDLTLALRLADRADALTSARFGALDLRVDTKPDLTPVTDADRAVETELRETLGRERPHDSIVGEEFGGTTTFTGRQWIIDPIDGTKNFVRGVPVWASLIALLEDGVPTVGVVSAPALQRRWWAARGEGAFVTVDDAPARRLSVSSVAQLDSASLSFSSLSGWAQRGLRERFIALTDAVWRVRAFGDFLSYCLLAEGAVDIAAEPEVSVWDLAALDILVREAGGNLTGLDGGAGPHRGSAVATNGPLHEVVLRSLAL, via the coding sequence ATGAGTCGGGACGATCTGACGCTGGCGCTGAGGCTGGCCGACCGCGCGGACGCGCTGACCTCCGCCCGGTTCGGCGCGCTCGACCTGCGCGTTGACACCAAACCCGACCTGACCCCGGTCACCGACGCCGATCGCGCGGTGGAGACGGAGCTACGGGAGACGCTGGGACGCGAGCGTCCGCACGACAGCATCGTCGGCGAGGAGTTCGGCGGAACCACCACGTTCACCGGACGCCAGTGGATCATCGACCCTATCGACGGCACCAAGAACTTCGTGCGCGGCGTGCCCGTGTGGGCCAGTCTGATCGCACTGCTCGAAGACGGTGTGCCCACGGTCGGCGTCGTCAGCGCGCCCGCACTGCAGCGTCGCTGGTGGGCCGCGCGCGGCGAGGGCGCCTTCGTCACGGTCGACGACGCACCGGCGCGCCGGCTGTCGGTTTCTTCTGTGGCGCAACTGGATTCGGCCAGCCTCTCGTTCTCCAGCCTGTCCGGCTGGGCGCAGCGCGGACTGCGCGAGCGCTTCATCGCGCTGACCGACGCAGTGTGGCGGGTGCGCGCGTTCGGCGACTTCCTCTCCTATTGCCTGCTGGCGGAAGGGGCCGTCGACATCGCCGCCGAACCCGAGGTGTCGGTATGGGATCTCGCTGCGCTCGACATCCTGGTGCGCGAGGCCGGCGGGAACCTGACCGGCCTGGACGGCGGCGCCGGACCGCACCGCGGCAGCGCCGTGGCGACCAACGGGCCGCTGCACGAAGTCGTGCTCCGCTCGCTGGCGCTGTGA
- a CDS encoding mechanosensitive ion channel family protein: MTTNTTFSASIALAKALGWHDFWRGDVGQWIITRGLRIVMVLIVAVLAARFVNWVAQQVTRQLNLGFAESDALVRSEASKHRQAMASVISWVSVVLIAIWVIMQIADVLQFSVGGLVAPATVVGAALGFGAQQLVRDLLSGFFILAERQYGFGDLVTLTVVSATEASGTVENVTLRVTRLRSPDGEVLTIPNGQIVKVVNLSKDWARAVVDIPVSTNADLNRVNEVLHQECDRAMDNPVLGELLLDAPTVMGVESIEVDTVTLRLVARTLPGKQFEAGRQLRVLVIRALARVGIMTAADATVGLVDDPSVPAAQAAEQRIDDDVQGAVQKR; the protein is encoded by the coding sequence ATGACGACTAACACAACTTTTTCCGCCTCGATCGCCTTGGCAAAGGCGCTGGGCTGGCACGACTTTTGGCGCGGTGACGTCGGGCAATGGATCATCACCCGCGGTCTGCGGATCGTGATGGTGTTGATCGTGGCGGTGCTCGCGGCCCGGTTCGTCAACTGGGTGGCCCAGCAGGTGACCCGTCAGCTCAACTTGGGCTTCGCCGAAAGCGACGCGCTGGTGCGCTCGGAAGCGTCCAAGCACCGCCAGGCCATGGCGTCGGTGATCTCCTGGGTGTCGGTGGTCCTCATCGCCATCTGGGTGATCATGCAGATCGCCGACGTGCTGCAGTTTTCGGTCGGGGGACTGGTCGCGCCGGCGACCGTGGTCGGTGCCGCGCTGGGTTTCGGCGCGCAGCAGCTGGTCAGGGACCTGCTGTCCGGGTTCTTCATCCTGGCGGAGCGCCAGTACGGCTTCGGAGATCTGGTCACCCTCACCGTCGTTTCAGCGACGGAGGCCAGCGGCACCGTCGAGAACGTGACGTTGCGGGTGACCCGGCTGCGCTCGCCCGACGGCGAGGTCTTGACCATTCCCAACGGGCAGATCGTGAAGGTCGTGAACCTGTCCAAGGACTGGGCGCGCGCGGTGGTGGACATTCCGGTGTCCACGAACGCCGACCTGAACCGGGTCAACGAGGTCTTGCACCAGGAGTGCGACCGCGCCATGGACAACCCGGTGTTGGGCGAATTGCTGTTGGACGCCCCCACGGTGATGGGCGTGGAGAGCATCGAAGTCGACACCGTCACCCTGCGGCTGGTGGCCCGGACCCTGCCCGGCAAGCAGTTCGAGGCCGGCCGGCAACTGCGTGTCCTGGTCATTCGGGCGCTGGCGCGCGTCGGCATCATGACCGCCGCGGACGCGACGGTGGGCCTGGTGGACGACCCGTCGGTCCCGGCCGCCCAGGCCGCCGAGCAGCGAATCGACGATGACGTGCAAGGTGCGGTGCAGAAGCGTTGA
- a CDS encoding acyl-CoA dehydrogenase family protein yields the protein MTDTRSGSPKTSEAARSRRKRKDRQSGIGLQPHKRTGIDIAIALLTPLMGQEFLDRYHLRDPVNRGLQYGTKTIFSTSAAASRQFKRLQNLRSGPTRLKSSGKDYFDLTPDDDQKMIVETLTEFAEEVLRPAAHDADEAAAYPPDLIARAAELGITAINIPEDFDGIAAHRSSVTNVLAAEALAYGDMGLALPILAPGGVAAALTHWGSADQQATYLHEFAGENVPQACVAISEPQPLFDPTRLTTTAVRTPSGYRLEGVKSLVPAAADAELFVVGAQLDGKPALFIVESSTKGLTVKADPSMGLRAAALGHVELSGVSVPLSARLGEDEATDDDYSEAIALARLGWAALAVGTSHAVLDYVVPYVKEREAFGEPIAHRQAVAFMCANIAIELDGLRLITWRGAARAEQGLPFVREAALAKRLGADKGMQIGLDGVQLLGGHGFTKEHPVERWYRDLRAIGVAEGVVVI from the coding sequence ATGACCGACACTCGTTCCGGTTCACCGAAGACTTCAGAAGCCGCCCGCTCCCGCCGCAAGAGGAAAGATCGGCAGAGCGGAATCGGCCTGCAACCGCACAAGCGCACCGGCATCGACATCGCCATCGCGCTGCTCACCCCGCTCATGGGCCAGGAGTTCCTGGACCGCTACCACCTGCGCGATCCGGTCAACCGCGGCCTGCAATACGGCACCAAGACCATCTTCTCCACGTCGGCTGCCGCCTCCCGTCAGTTCAAGCGGCTGCAGAACCTGCGCAGCGGACCGACCCGGCTCAAGTCGAGCGGCAAGGACTACTTCGACCTGACGCCCGACGACGACCAGAAGATGATTGTCGAGACCCTCACCGAATTCGCCGAGGAGGTGCTGCGGCCCGCGGCTCACGACGCCGACGAGGCGGCGGCCTACCCGCCCGACCTGATCGCCAGGGCCGCGGAGTTGGGCATCACGGCGATCAACATCCCCGAGGATTTCGACGGCATCGCCGCGCACCGCTCCAGCGTGACCAACGTGCTGGCGGCCGAGGCGCTGGCCTACGGCGACATGGGTCTCGCCCTGCCGATCCTGGCCCCCGGGGGTGTGGCCGCCGCGCTGACCCACTGGGGCAGCGCGGACCAGCAGGCCACCTATTTGCACGAGTTCGCCGGCGAGAACGTGCCGCAAGCCTGCGTCGCGATCTCCGAGCCGCAGCCGCTGTTCGACCCCACCCGCCTGACGACCACCGCGGTGCGCACCCCGAGCGGCTACCGCCTCGAGGGCGTGAAGTCGTTGGTGCCGGCGGCGGCCGATGCCGAGCTGTTCGTCGTCGGCGCGCAGCTGGACGGCAAGCCCGCCCTGTTCATCGTCGAGTCGTCGACGAAAGGCCTTACCGTCAAGGCGGATCCGAGCATGGGCCTACGCGCGGCGGCGCTGGGCCACGTGGAGCTCTCCGGGGTCTCGGTCCCGCTGAGCGCGCGGCTCGGTGAGGACGAGGCGACCGATGACGACTACTCCGAGGCCATCGCGCTGGCCCGGCTGGGCTGGGCGGCGCTGGCGGTGGGCACCTCGCATGCGGTGCTCGACTACGTCGTCCCCTACGTCAAGGAGCGCGAAGCCTTCGGCGAGCCGATCGCGCATCGTCAGGCCGTCGCGTTCATGTGCGCCAACATCGCCATCGAGCTGGACGGGCTGCGGTTGATCACCTGGCGCGGCGCGGCCCGCGCCGAGCAGGGCCTCCCCTTCGTCCGCGAGGCGGCGTTGGCCAAGCGGCTCGGCGCCGACAAGGGCATGCAGATCGGCCTGGACGGCGTGCAGCTGCTCGGCGGCCACGGCTTCACCAAGGAACACCCGGTCGAGCGGTGGTATCGCGACCTGCGGGCCATCGGCGTGGCCGAGGGCGTCGTCGTCATCTAG
- a CDS encoding FAD-dependent oxidoreductase, which translates to MRPYHVAIVGSGPSGFFAASSLLKAADAAEDIDVAVDMLEMLPTPWGLVRSGVAPDHPKIKSISKQFEKTAEDPRFRFFGNVVVGEHVQSSELAERYDAVVYAVGAQSDRALNIPGEDLPGSVAAVDFVGWYNAHPNFEQATPDLSGARAVVVGNGNVALDVARILVTDPDMLGVTDIADHALDSLRPCGVEEVVILGRRGPLQTAFTTLELRELGDLEGVDVIVDPAQLEGITDEDEAAADKTTKLNIKVLRDYAARAPRPGHRRIVFRFMTSPIEIKGEGRVERIVLGRNQLVTDENGRVSAKDTGEREELPVQLVVRSVGYRGVPTPGLPFDDKSATIPNTAGRVEGSRNEYVVGWIKRGPTGVIGTNKKDSQETVDTLLADLDSAKGGGLAEFADDHADKLADWLASRQPKLVTSAHWEIIDRHERAAGEPHGRPRVKLPNLDELLRISHG; encoded by the coding sequence ATGCGCCCATACCACGTTGCAATCGTCGGCTCCGGACCGTCGGGGTTCTTCGCCGCGTCGTCGCTGCTCAAGGCGGCCGACGCGGCCGAGGACATCGATGTCGCGGTCGACATGCTGGAGATGCTGCCCACGCCGTGGGGGCTGGTGCGCTCCGGCGTCGCGCCCGACCACCCGAAGATCAAGTCGATCAGCAAGCAGTTCGAGAAGACCGCCGAGGACCCGCGCTTCCGCTTCTTCGGCAACGTGGTCGTCGGTGAGCACGTGCAGTCCAGCGAGCTGGCCGAGCGCTACGACGCCGTCGTCTACGCCGTCGGGGCACAGTCCGACCGCGCGCTCAACATCCCCGGGGAGGACCTGCCGGGCAGCGTCGCCGCCGTCGACTTCGTCGGCTGGTACAACGCGCACCCCAATTTCGAGCAGGCCACGCCCGACCTCTCGGGTGCCCGCGCCGTGGTCGTCGGCAACGGCAACGTGGCACTCGACGTGGCGCGCATCCTGGTCACCGATCCCGACATGCTGGGGGTCACCGACATCGCCGATCACGCGCTCGACTCGCTGCGACCATGCGGCGTCGAGGAGGTGGTGATCCTCGGCCGGCGCGGGCCCCTGCAGACCGCGTTCACCACCCTCGAGCTGCGTGAGCTGGGAGACCTCGAGGGGGTCGACGTGATCGTCGACCCGGCGCAGCTGGAGGGCATCACCGATGAGGATGAGGCCGCGGCGGACAAGACGACGAAGCTGAACATCAAGGTGTTGCGCGATTACGCGGCGCGGGCGCCGCGGCCCGGCCATCGCCGGATCGTCTTCCGGTTCATGACTTCGCCGATCGAGATCAAGGGCGAGGGCAGGGTGGAGCGGATCGTGCTGGGCCGCAACCAGCTGGTCACCGACGAGAACGGGCGGGTATCCGCCAAGGACACCGGCGAGCGCGAGGAGCTGCCCGTTCAGCTGGTGGTGCGGTCGGTCGGCTACCGGGGGGTGCCCACCCCGGGCCTGCCGTTCGACGACAAGTCCGCCACGATCCCCAACACCGCCGGCCGGGTCGAGGGCAGCCGCAACGAATACGTCGTCGGTTGGATCAAGCGCGGACCGACCGGTGTCATCGGTACCAATAAGAAGGACTCGCAGGAGACCGTCGACACCCTGCTGGCAGATCTGGACAGCGCCAAAGGCGGCGGCCTGGCCGAGTTTGCCGACGACCACGCCGACAAGCTGGCCGACTGGCTCGCCTCACGCCAGCCGAAGCTGGTCACCTCCGCGCACTGGGAGATCATCGACCGTCACGAGCGTGCCGCCGGCGAGCCGCACGGGCGCCCCCGCGTCAAGCTGCCCAACCTGGACGAGCTGCTGCGGATCAGCCACGGCTGA
- a CDS encoding slipin family protein, which yields MTAVVVVVVIAGIVGLAVLATWSLAVLREYERGVVFRMGHVRPLYGPGLRVLIPFLDKMIRVDQRLVTLTIPPQEVITRDNVPARVNAVVMFQVMEPLKAILAVENYAVATSQIAQTTLRSLLGRADLDTLLAHREDLNSDLRTIIEKQTEPWGVQVRVVEIKDVEIPESMQRAMAREAEAERERRAKVINARGELQASEELRQAAETLSKSPASLQLRYLQTLLELGADQNSTVVFPLPVDIITPFLRHPEVLQGVVDNFTNRR from the coding sequence GTGACTGCCGTCGTGGTCGTCGTCGTCATCGCCGGGATCGTGGGGCTTGCCGTGCTCGCGACATGGTCGCTGGCCGTGCTGCGCGAGTACGAACGCGGAGTCGTCTTCCGAATGGGGCATGTGCGCCCGCTGTACGGTCCCGGGCTTCGTGTGCTGATCCCCTTCCTGGACAAGATGATCCGCGTCGACCAGCGGTTGGTGACGCTGACGATTCCACCGCAGGAGGTGATCACCCGCGACAACGTGCCGGCCAGGGTCAACGCCGTGGTGATGTTCCAGGTGATGGAGCCGCTGAAAGCGATTCTGGCGGTGGAGAATTACGCGGTGGCCACCTCGCAGATCGCCCAGACGACGCTGCGTTCGCTGCTGGGCCGGGCCGACCTGGACACGCTGCTGGCCCACCGCGAGGACCTCAACAGCGATCTGCGCACCATCATCGAAAAGCAGACCGAACCGTGGGGCGTGCAGGTGCGCGTCGTGGAGATCAAAGACGTCGAGATCCCCGAGTCGATGCAGCGGGCGATGGCCCGCGAAGCCGAGGCCGAACGCGAACGCCGGGCGAAGGTCATCAACGCCCGCGGGGAACTGCAGGCCTCCGAGGAGCTGCGCCAAGCGGCCGAGACCCTTTCCAAGAGCCCCGCCTCGCTGCAATTGCGTTATCTGCAGACGCTGTTGGAATTGGGGGCGGACCAGAATTCGACCGTCGTCTTCCCGTTGCCGGTGGACATCATCACACCGTTCCTGCGGCATCCGGAGGTACTACAGGGCGTCGTCGATAACTTCACCAATCGGCGATGA
- a CDS encoding CAP domain-containing protein has product MTKSSSTTTTGAVQRMRRAGCGLAACVLGFASATVAMPIAHADPLDNIRGKVNAMRAQSGCPPLAYSGPLEAAAQAWVRGGPPPGANVAGYSGKVNGYESQDDPTDAATNTALNAVSNYVNKCGYTDFGVGMVRLESKQQSAVAILVGQPPPPAPAGPRPGPNNGPVLEPDNPTPPRPTPPAQAPPQQQPTVTVTGDVDVYNIPDGDHGKNLGILRKGSQVQVLDRKNGFAHVKGSAVPTGVGYAWGDFIPNA; this is encoded by the coding sequence ATGACCAAGTCTTCGTCGACCACGACAACCGGGGCGGTTCAGAGGATGCGGCGTGCGGGCTGCGGGCTGGCGGCCTGCGTCCTCGGATTCGCTTCGGCCACAGTGGCGATGCCGATCGCGCACGCCGACCCCTTGGACAACATCCGGGGCAAGGTCAACGCGATGCGGGCCCAATCCGGCTGCCCCCCGTTGGCGTATTCGGGCCCGCTGGAGGCCGCAGCACAAGCCTGGGTGAGAGGCGGGCCGCCTCCTGGCGCCAACGTTGCCGGTTACTCGGGCAAGGTGAATGGTTATGAGTCCCAGGATGATCCCACCGACGCGGCCACGAACACCGCACTGAACGCCGTTTCGAATTACGTCAACAAATGCGGCTATACCGATTTCGGCGTGGGCATGGTTCGGCTGGAAAGCAAACAGCAGAGCGCCGTCGCCATTTTGGTTGGTCAGCCCCCACCACCCGCGCCGGCCGGGCCCCGGCCTGGACCCAACAACGGCCCCGTCCTCGAGCCTGACAACCCCACACCACCGCGGCCGACTCCACCGGCGCAAGCGCCACCTCAGCAGCAGCCGACGGTCACCGTGACCGGTGATGTCGACGTGTACAACATCCCAGACGGCGACCACGGCAAGAACCTCGGAATCTTGCGCAAGGGCAGCCAGGTTCAGGTCTTGGACCGCAAGAACGGCTTTGCCCATGTCAAAGGCAGTGCGGTACCCACCGGCGTCGGCTACGCCTGGGGCGACTTCATCCCGAACGCATGA
- a CDS encoding nitric-oxide reductase large subunit, translating into MAAQQSAQPTSSQPLVGKGWIQGVALVMIFGFLVMGILAYRTYSASMPMPDKVVNESGQLLFTGDDITRGQELYQARGLMEYGSVLGHGAYLGPDYTAEYLRMATQDDADQLRAQGVADPRERVVTEFRTNRYNPGTKTLVFTDRQAAAFDHIQSHYAAYFGENSTKYGLLPRMITDKAQIHDLTAFFAWTAWAGAAERPGHKYSYTNNWPAEPRVDNGPTAPVIVWSALSLIALLGGIGIMFAVYGRWSQKVGWHGAESSTLSFRQPGEVSLTPAQRATIWFFAIVSVLFLAQTLLGAAAEHYRADLSNFFGLDLARVLPYNLARTWHVQLSLFWTAAAFLAGGIFLVPFIARREPRRQGLLAYVLLGAVAVVVFGSLICEALSIYGVIPQGLLSQQWEYLDLPRLFQVLLIIGMFVWIAIIFRGMRARLRGESKMNMPWLFFFSGLAIPAFYTVGLLASSGTHYTVAEFWRFWVVHLWVEDFLELFTTVMVAYMFVLLGVVRERIALGVIFLDVILYSAGGVIGTMHHLYFSGTPVEHMALGAFFSAAEVIPLTFLTVEAWAFLQLGSRQQSGDTNPFPHRWAVMFLVAVGFWNFLGAGIFGFLINLPIVSYYQIGTALTANHAHGAMMGVYGMLAVGLAMFAFRYVIPADKWPEKLARTSFWCMNIGLAWMVFVTLLPLGVLQLYHSVNDGYFEARSLGYITRPGNAVLEWLRLPGDVILIVGGVLPFVWIAWTALRHFRTGTTVQELPDHPLYVEVPTEPETGATVSAKD; encoded by the coding sequence ATGGCCGCTCAACAGTCCGCTCAACCGACTTCCTCGCAGCCCCTGGTGGGCAAAGGCTGGATCCAGGGCGTCGCCCTGGTCATGATCTTCGGCTTCCTGGTCATGGGCATCCTGGCCTACCGCACCTACTCGGCATCGATGCCGATGCCGGACAAGGTGGTCAACGAATCCGGCCAGCTGCTTTTCACCGGCGACGACATCACCCGGGGGCAGGAGCTCTACCAGGCCCGGGGCCTCATGGAATACGGCTCGGTGCTGGGGCACGGCGCATACCTGGGACCGGACTACACCGCCGAATACCTGCGGATGGCCACCCAGGATGACGCCGATCAGCTGAGGGCGCAGGGGGTGGCCGATCCGCGTGAGCGAGTGGTCACCGAGTTCCGCACCAACCGGTACAACCCCGGCACCAAGACGTTGGTGTTCACCGACCGCCAAGCCGCGGCGTTCGACCACATCCAGAGTCACTACGCCGCCTACTTCGGCGAAAACTCGACCAAATATGGGCTGCTGCCCCGGATGATCACCGACAAGGCGCAGATCCACGACCTCACCGCATTCTTCGCGTGGACGGCCTGGGCCGGTGCGGCCGAACGCCCCGGCCACAAGTACAGCTACACGAACAACTGGCCGGCCGAGCCGCGGGTCGACAACGGCCCGACCGCTCCGGTGATCGTGTGGTCGGCGCTGTCATTGATCGCGTTGCTCGGTGGCATCGGCATCATGTTCGCGGTCTACGGGCGGTGGAGCCAGAAGGTCGGCTGGCACGGCGCCGAGTCGTCCACGCTGTCGTTCCGCCAACCGGGCGAGGTGAGCCTGACGCCGGCGCAGCGGGCCACGATCTGGTTCTTCGCGATCGTGTCAGTGTTGTTCCTGGCGCAGACGCTGCTGGGAGCGGCGGCCGAGCATTACCGGGCCGACTTGTCGAACTTCTTCGGTCTGGACCTGGCCCGGGTCCTGCCCTACAACCTGGCCCGCACCTGGCATGTGCAACTTTCGCTGTTCTGGACCGCGGCGGCCTTCCTGGCCGGTGGCATCTTCCTGGTGCCGTTCATCGCCCGCCGCGAGCCGCGCCGTCAGGGCTTGCTGGCCTACGTGTTGCTGGGCGCGGTCGCGGTGGTGGTGTTCGGCTCGCTGATCTGCGAGGCGCTCTCCATCTACGGCGTGATCCCGCAGGGGCTGCTGTCCCAGCAGTGGGAGTATCTCGACCTGCCGCGGCTGTTTCAGGTGCTGCTGATCATCGGCATGTTCGTCTGGATCGCGATCATCTTCCGGGGCATGCGGGCCCGGCTCAGGGGCGAGTCGAAGATGAACATGCCGTGGTTGTTCTTCTTCTCCGGACTGGCGATCCCGGCGTTCTACACCGTCGGGCTGTTGGCCAGCAGCGGCACGCATTACACCGTCGCCGAATTCTGGCGGTTCTGGGTGGTGCACCTGTGGGTCGAGGACTTCCTCGAGCTGTTCACCACCGTGATGGTGGCCTACATGTTCGTATTGCTGGGCGTGGTGCGCGAGCGGATCGCGCTCGGCGTGATCTTCCTCGACGTCATCCTGTACTCCGCCGGCGGTGTCATCGGGACGATGCACCACCTGTACTTCTCGGGCACCCCGGTGGAACACATGGCGCTGGGCGCCTTCTTCTCGGCGGCCGAGGTCATTCCGTTGACCTTCCTCACCGTCGAGGCGTGGGCGTTCCTGCAGCTGGGTTCGCGGCAACAGTCCGGCGACACCAACCCCTTCCCGCACCGGTGGGCGGTCATGTTCCTGGTCGCGGTCGGCTTCTGGAACTTCTTGGGGGCCGGGATCTTTGGCTTCCTGATCAACCTGCCGATCGTGTCCTACTACCAGATCGGCACCGCGCTGACCGCCAATCACGCGCACGGCGCGATGATGGGGGTCTACGGCATGCTCGCCGTCGGCTTGGCCATGTTCGCCTTCCGCTACGTGATCCCGGCGGACAAATGGCCGGAGAAGTTGGCGCGAACCTCGTTCTGGTGCATGAACATCGGTCTCGCGTGGATGGTGTTCGTCACGCTCTTGCCGCTGGGCGTGCTCCAGCTCTACCACTCGGTCAACGACGGCTATTTCGAGGCGCGCTCGCTGGGCTACATCACCAGGCCCGGCAACGCCGTGCTGGAATGGCTCCGGCTCCCCGGTGACGTCATCCTGATCGTCGGCGGCGTGCTGCCGTTCGTTTGGATCGCCTGGACCGCGTTGCGGCATTTCCGCACGGGTACAACGGTTCAGGAGTTGCCCGACCACCCGCTGTACGTCGAGGTCCCCACCGAGCCGGAGACCGGTGCCACGGTGTCGGCGAAGGACTGA
- the prfB gene encoding peptide chain release factor 2, which produces MEPDRQADIAALDSTLTTVERVLDVDGLRSRIEKLEQEASDPQLWDDQTRAQRVTSELSHAQGELRRIEDLRRRLDDLPVLYELAAEEAEGEASKVEAFAEADAELKALRADIEATEVRTLLSGEYDEREALVTIRSGAGGVDAADWAEMLMRMYMRWAEQHKYPVEVFDTSYAEEAGIKSATFAVHAPFAYGTLSVEQGTHRLVRISPFDNQSRRQTSFAEVEVLPVVDTTDHIDIPEGDVRVDVYRSSGPGGQSVNTTDSAVRLTHIPTGIVVTCQNEKSQLQNKISAMRVLQAKLLERKRSEERAELDALKGEGGSSWGNQMRSYVLHPYQMVKDLRTEYEVGNPAAVLDGDIDGFLEAGIRWRNRKDDD; this is translated from the coding sequence GTGGAACCCGACCGTCAAGCCGACATCGCCGCCCTTGACTCCACCCTGACCACGGTGGAGCGGGTGCTGGATGTGGACGGTCTGCGCAGCCGCATCGAGAAGCTCGAGCAGGAGGCGTCCGATCCCCAGTTGTGGGACGACCAGACCCGCGCGCAGCGGGTGACCAGCGAGCTGTCGCACGCTCAGGGGGAGTTGCGCCGGATCGAGGACTTGCGCAGGCGCCTCGACGACCTGCCGGTGCTCTACGAACTGGCGGCCGAAGAGGCCGAAGGCGAGGCCAGCAAAGTCGAAGCGTTCGCCGAGGCGGATGCCGAGCTGAAGGCGCTGCGCGCCGATATCGAAGCCACCGAGGTGCGCACCCTGCTCTCCGGTGAGTACGACGAACGCGAGGCCCTGGTCACCATCCGGTCCGGCGCCGGCGGGGTGGACGCCGCCGACTGGGCCGAGATGCTGATGCGGATGTACATGCGGTGGGCCGAACAGCACAAGTACCCGGTCGAAGTGTTCGACACCTCCTATGCCGAGGAGGCGGGCATCAAGAGCGCGACGTTCGCGGTGCACGCCCCGTTCGCCTACGGCACGTTGTCCGTGGAGCAGGGCACCCATCGATTGGTGAGAATCAGCCCGTTTGACAACCAAAGTCGGCGCCAGACATCGTTCGCCGAAGTCGAGGTCCTTCCGGTGGTGGATACCACCGATCACATCGACATCCCGGAAGGCGATGTGCGCGTTGATGTTTACCGCTCCAGCGGTCCCGGCGGCCAATCGGTGAACACCACCGACTCGGCGGTTCGTTTAACCCACATCCCAACGGGTATCGTCGTGACTTGCCAGAACGAAAAATCGCAACTGCAGAACAAGATTTCGGCAATGCGGGTGCTTCAGGCAAAATTGTTGGAGCGCAAGCGTTCCGAAGAACGCGCCGAGCTGGACGCGTTGAAAGGCGAAGGCGGCAGTTCGTGGGGCAATCAGATGCGCTCCTACGTTCTGCACCCGTATCAGATGGTCAAGGACCTGCGGACCGAGTACGAGGTCGGCAACCCGGCGGCCGTCCTGGATGGAGACATCGACGGGTTCCTGGAAGCGGGAATCCGGTGGCGCAATCGAAAAGATGACGACTAA
- the ftsE gene encoding cell division ATP-binding protein FtsE, which translates to MITLDHVSKKYKASARPALEDVNVKIDKGEFVFLIGPSGSGKSTFMRLLLGEENPTSGDIRVSKFHVNKLRGRHIPKLRQVIGTVFQDFRLLQQKTVYENVAFALEVIGKRTDAINRVVPEVLETVGLSGKANRLPNELSGGEQQRVAIARAYVNRPLVLLADEPTGNLDPDTSKDIMDLLERINRTGTTVVMATHDHHIVDSMRQRVVELSLGRLVRDEQRGIYGMDR; encoded by the coding sequence ATGATCACCCTGGACCATGTCAGCAAGAAGTACAAAGCGTCGGCCCGTCCGGCGTTGGAGGACGTCAACGTCAAAATCGACAAGGGTGAATTCGTCTTCCTGATCGGCCCGTCGGGCTCGGGCAAGTCGACGTTCATGCGGCTGCTGCTCGGTGAGGAGAACCCGACGTCCGGCGACATCCGGGTGTCGAAGTTCCATGTCAACAAGTTGCGCGGCCGCCACATACCGAAGCTGCGTCAGGTGATCGGCACCGTCTTCCAGGACTTCCGCCTGCTGCAGCAAAAGACGGTGTACGAGAACGTCGCCTTCGCGCTGGAAGTGATCGGCAAACGGACCGACGCGATCAATCGGGTGGTGCCCGAGGTGCTGGAAACCGTCGGCCTGTCGGGCAAAGCGAACCGGTTGCCCAACGAGTTGTCCGGTGGTGAGCAGCAACGCGTGGCGATCGCGCGCGCGTACGTCAACCGGCCCCTGGTTCTGCTGGCCGACGAGCCGACTGGCAATCTCGACCCCGACACCAGTAAGGACATCATGGATTTGTTGGAGCGGATCAACCGCACCGGGACGACGGTGGTGATGGCGACGCACGACCACCACATCGTCGACTCGATGCGTCAGCGCGTCGTGGAGTTGTCTCTGGGCCGGCTGGTTCGCGACGAGCAGCGCGGCATCTACGGGATGGACCGCTAA
- a CDS encoding group III truncated hemoglobin, giving the protein MAEASADLVDRADVEALLRRFYGRALADEVLAEPFSELRAVGLDSHIPTMCDFWETVLFRAGRYRGSALQAHRDIHRRTPLSNRHFLRWLTIWHDTVDEMYCGAAADRAKIQAARIAWAMHRRLTGLDAPELLATVAS; this is encoded by the coding sequence ATGGCTGAAGCGAGCGCCGATCTGGTCGACCGTGCCGACGTGGAGGCGCTCCTGCGCCGCTTCTACGGGCGGGCGCTGGCCGACGAGGTGCTGGCCGAGCCGTTCTCCGAGCTGCGGGCCGTCGGTTTGGACTCACACATTCCGACGATGTGCGACTTCTGGGAGACGGTGCTCTTTCGCGCGGGACGCTACCGCGGTAGCGCGCTGCAGGCGCACCGCGACATCCACCGCCGGACACCACTGTCCAACCGGCACTTTCTGCGCTGGCTCACCATCTGGCACGACACCGTCGACGAAATGTATTGCGGGGCAGCGGCTGACCGGGCAAAGATTCAGGCCGCCAGGATCGCGTGGGCCATGCACCGCCGGCTGACCGGACTCGATGCGCCCGAACTGCTCGCCACCGTCGCCTCGTGA